ATCTGCTCATGGTCTTATATGTAATGAGTTATTTTTCTGTCGTAGCTTGTAAGATTTTCTCCTTGAGTTTagcttttgacttttttttttttttaaagatgttatttatttaggggcacctggatggcttagttaagcatatccctttggctcaggtcatgatcccagggtcttgggatcaagtcccacatcaggctccctgctcagcagagagcctgcttttccctctccctcagctgctcccTCTTGTgcatgcctgcttctccctctcccttagctgCTCCCTCTTGTGCGTGCACACtcgttttcagtttttctctctcagacaaataaatgaaatcttttttaaaaatcttttttttttaagatttcatttatttgtctgagagagagagagagagagataggtcCCCTAagctatcttcatttttattttcctgctctGATTGGATGAGTTTTCCTGCCCTGTCTTCTAGTTCACTGATcctgtcttcttcttcctttagtCTGTTATTGAATCCCtctagtagttttttttgttgttgttttcggTTCCgttattatattcttcaactCTGTGACTTTTGCTTAGcactttctttgattttctgtctcaGTCTTAAAGGAGTGATCTCATGTAGGAAATGAATCTTACTCTTCAACTGTGCCCAGGTCTTGCTTGTCTCTCCAAGCTTTGTGATTGTTCAAGCAGCCTGTTTCTAACAGCTCATGGTAGTTGAGAGTGTGCCAAGCCCTGTCTGTGTCCTAAAGGGAAGGATCTCATTCAGTGCTTAGATACAGGCTGAGTAGAAGCCAGACCTTCAGGTAGCAGCTTTTACAGTATGGAAATACACCTGCCAGTGGAAGACAGAGATGGGTGTTTGATCTTTCTGTGCTGAGCCCTGGGGTGATAGCTAGTTTTGAACTATTTCTTTGTTTGCTACCATCCCACAGAACCTGTGGGTCCTTCTGGCCACTAGATCCAGGTGATCAAGGGGCATCTCTTGGGCAGCAGCCGCAAAAACCAGAATGCCAGACATGTGTGCAGACTCCTTTCTGGGAAATACCAGCATCCTAGAGCGAGGCATGGGGAGAGTGCAAAGATGGGACCATCCAGCCTCCCCATCTCTGGAGAGTATTACTGTCAGTCAGCCCCTTGATGTTTGTTCAAAGAGAAGTCTGCCCTTCAAGCTGCCTTGCAGTTATTAAGATAAGTAAATAGGCCTCTTTGATGGAAAGACTGGAGCCAGTCTACTGCCTCTGCTGGCCTTAGGGGGTTAAGCCATGGTTAGTATGTGCAAGCCCTTTAAAAACTCTCTCTTAATTTTCTGTAGCCTGGTGGGTGTAATGGATGCAAGTTTCATTGGCTTTCAAAGCCAGATATTTTGGAAGCCCATGTCTCAGCTAGAAGTCTTAAAAATTGGAAGACAGGGTGTGGGGTCCAAAGCCTTTGCTCTTCAGGGAGATGCTGGGAGATGTGAGTTCCTGCCGGGTTATATGTTGCTGCACCAGGGGAGGTGGTGATGGCAAGATTGTGTTTCATCCTCTACTGTCAGTTTTAGTGGGGagttttttctcaatttttctcatttctggatTTCTTCCAGAGAAAATTATCCTTGATGTAGCAATAGATTGAGGGTGTCTGTGTGAAGAGATCAGTTCAGGATCTTCTATGTCGCCATCTTGAACCAGAATTGggtccttttgtgtgtgtgtgtgtgtgtgtgtgtgtcttcagtATTAAGAAATTTGTAATTCCTGTACAGCTTAGACTGTTTGAGAGCATTGGGAAAGATGAAAATAcattcccatgatttatttattttatcactggaaatttgtacctcttaatcccctttacctgtttCACCTGTCGCCAAACCCctcccacctctggtaaccagcattttgtttcttgtatctatgagtctgtttctggttttcgtttattttttttttcttagattccacatataaatgaaatcatatggtatttgtctttctggctCTTTACACTTAGCTTAATATCTTCCAAGTCCATCCCTATTGTTGCCTggtagaattttaatattttttatggctaaataatattcctgtgtgtgtgtgtgtgtgtgtatgtgtgtgtatctacacATCACTTCTTTTTAACCCATTcatcatctatcagtggacacttagatggcttccacatcttggctgttCAAAGTAATGCTGCAAGAAAGGGGTGCACGTGTCTCTGTtctaattaatgttttcattttcttcagataaaaacTCAGGAGTTGCTGGAAcgtagggtaggtctatttttaactttttgaggagcctccatgctgttttccagagtggctgcacctgtttgcattcccacctgcaGTGTaaaagagttcccttttctccccatccctACCAATTCTTGTTGTTACTTGTGTTTTTGGTAACGGCCAGTCTGACGAGTATGAAGTAATAGCTCACTGTGGTtgcgatttgcatttccctgatggtggtACTGAGCATCTTTCCACGTGCCTGTAGCCATCTGGCTATagactttggaaaaatgtttgtgcGAGTGTTCTGCCTGCTATTTAatcaggatttttgttttctcccaCAGATATGTGTACAAAATCACACGACTTTAGAGGTGCACCTTTGGAATCAGTTACAGTCTTAGATCATCCCCTTTTTTAATAGATGAGGAAAGCTGAGACCTCAAAAGAGGTTGAATGACTTGCCTGcactttgtattttcatttctctgacttTTTGCTACTAACTacctgtgtggctttgggcaaatcTTTAAACAGTCctagcttcagtttcctcctgtaTAAAAAGAGTTCGGATGAACCCCCAAaatctttcctttctaaaatctgtttttgtcattctttcacttttcaaatatttggggggTTAATTTGGTTTTACAAAGTGCACATGAGGCAGGTAATGGATTCAGAAGTAAAAGCAGAGTCCATAGATCCTAATTATTAAACCTGAGAGTGAAAAACTGCTGGCCTCTCAGCTTTTAGATGTTCCTAACGGGCTTCTTACTTGCTTTCTCAGGACAGCATATCACTTATTGTCTCCACCATCTCTACTTGGCCCTTTCCCTCATAGTTTTCTGTGATTCATCCTTAAGGCAATATACgtaattgtttttattacaaGAGTAATGcgtatttattataaaaaaaccCAACATGCTCATAAGCACAGGGTAGAAGATAAGTCATTTGTAATCCAGCACCCAAAGATAACTACACTTAATaatttgatatgtatttttttgaagattttatttattagagtcaGATCACAACAGGGAGCATGAACAGGGAGGAGCAAGGAACCCTCACccccactcagggctcgatcccaggaccccaggataatgacctgagctgaaggcagttgcttaactgactgagccacccaggcgccccggtaggtgtttttaaaaagacaaggcggggcgcctgggtggctcagtgggttaaagcctctgctttcagcttagttcatgatcccagagtcctgggatccagcccggcatcgggctctctgctcagcagggaatctgctttccactctctctctgcctagttgtgatctctgtctgtcaaataaataaaatcttcaaaaaataaaaataaaaaagacggcacagggtgcttaggtggctcagtcagttaagcacctgcctttggctcacttcgtgatctccgggttctgagattgagcccctgcttctccctctctctctccctctgccccttctcttacGTGTGCAGgtactgtttctctctctctttcaaataaataaagaatcgtttaaaaaaaaaaaaaaaaaagaggcacagaTGTGACCTCATATAGCACCTATTGTTGTaggctgcccctgccccagctgtgTTCTGTGGACACGTGCGCTAACTTATATTCATAGTTTTAGTTTTCAGGAATcatgttctatttttataacaCAATGATGGTGTTataaaatacttctgtttttcctgtgataatttctataaataggttgttttttcttttttctttttttaaggtagagCTAAATTCTAAGTCACTGACCAGATCCAGCATTTGACTGCTGTAGCTTTTACTCAGAATGAAAACTTTCCTATTGTCCTTGCCCCCAGCAGGACTGTATCCTAGTCATTTGGCCTTGTCCATGTACACCAAACAAAACTGCCATACTGGCAACATGATTGAGTGACTCCCACAGATTTTTCTCCTGCCTGAGGTGCTCCAAAAATTGTgatcacggggcgcctgggtggctcagtgggttaagcctctgccttcgtctcaggtcatgatctcagggtcctgggatcgagccccgcattgggctctctgctcagtggggagcctacttcccccctaccccctgcctgcctctctgcatacttgtgatctctgtcaaataaataaataaaaatcttttttaaaatatatgatcaaaaagatttacttacttaaatCCTTTTCCTTAAGTAATGTATGCCTCTAGGCAAGTGTTCCATTGGACACATGtacctgatttttaaagaaggagCATGTGCTCTGGCATGCGGTGCCTCACTGAGAGAGAATTATCAAGTGACCattggctcatttcttttttctttttcttttcttctctcttttaagtgggctccatgctgagtttcgtgaagcccagtgtggggcttgaactcactaccctgagatcaagacttaaGCTGAGATCAAAGTCgaatgcttaaccaagtgaggcACCTATGTGACCCCTTTGGCTAATTTCTTAATgtctcagtttcccatctgtaaattgagaattttaataatatcttcTTCCAAAGGTTacttgaagattaaatgagataaagcttATGAAGTGCTTTAACTGTGCCCAGCATCAGAGCATGCATTCCatgttatttaaaagaaacttctggggcgcctgggtggctcagtgggttaaggcctctgccttcagctcaggtcatgatcccaggttcctgggatcgagccctgcttcgggctctctgctctgctgggagcctgcttcctcccctctctgcctgcctctctgcctacttgtgatctctctctctctgtcaagtaaataaaatctttaaaaaaaaaaaaaaagaaaagaaaagaaacttctgggGCAACTGGGGGGCTCCATCGGTCAAGTGTCTACCCTCAGCGAGGAGTCTGATtgtccctctcgctctgcccctccccgccacttatactcactcactctctctcaaataagcaaataaaatctttaaattaaaaaaaaaaaatttaggggcatctgagtggctcagtcagtcaagtgcgGGACAGGACTACAGCTCAGGGTCCTGTGGTGGAGCCCCGTGGCAGgcttgtgctgggcatggagcctgcttaagggtctccctctgcccctccccatctcccccacccccgctcgcacacttgtgcgctctctttaacaaaaaaaaattttttttaatttcatattgattttaaatgaattttaaatcattttgttcttttgcagaAGACTTAACCAATGGTTCCCATGATGATGTCCTCAGCGGCGACCAGCTCCAGAAACTCCTTTACCTGCTTGAGTCAACTGATGATCCTGTAATTATTGAAAGAGCTTTGGTCACTCTGGGTAACAATGCAGCCTTTTCAGCTAACCAAGTAAGTACCTTGTCTCTGAGTGGGTGCCCCCCATCTTTACACACTGGCAGTTAATTGTGATCCTGATAAGGCATTTAATCCTGGAGCCCCTCTCTCCTCATCTGTACAGTGTGGGGATATGTACCTACCACGTAGCGtttgtttatttctgaaaagCACAGCTGAATAGTGACATTCGTATTCCTGGGATTCTAGATCCCTAGGAAGTTGGTCACAGGCATCACATTTGTGGTAAGTGTGATCTACTCCACTTAGCATTGCGTggcctttttaattatttaaaattcagcaGTGTTGCAGGAGAACAGTGAAATCATCTAACATTGAACTGCGTGCTTTCCATTATATGTAGGTTTTGGGGGTGGTTCTAAGGCAGGGGGAGCCAGGACCATTGACAACCCCTGACCAGTGTAAACCCTTCTACCAGTAGAGATTTAACACCAGGTCTAAAGTGCTGAATTGGAATGCTTCCTTCTCCCCACTACCTCCAAggagaaagtttttgtttttgtttttgttttttaaatgtaatgattTTCAGCTAATGCATTTCATTGACTTGGTCATGAAAACATTATGAACTTTTCATAACTTTGTCATGAAAAAATGATGTTGAATTTATACTCTATTTCAGTCAAGTTTTTGCCAGCATGGCAAGGTTTACTGTAAAGCTCTTGAGATTTATAGGGGGATTAAAGGATATTTGTTGATTACTTGTATTCTTTGCGTTGCAAGTGACAGAACCCaacttacattattttaaaacaaaaaggggaaatACTGAGCTCGGTTAACTTGAGCATCAAAGAATAGCCCTGGCTTCAGGCACAAGTGAAAACAGTTTAAGGTTACAGAGAGCGTGGCCAGagcactctctccccctccatcttTTGGCTTTGCTTAGCCCTGCTCCTTTTTGTGtattgggtttggggttttgggtgtgtttgtttgttttgttttgttttttcaatctcTCTGGCCACAAAGAGGGTTTTGTCACTGGGATGGAGAGAAAGCCTCTGTCTGCCACAGCCTTCATCCCTGTGGCTGGTGATCCCAATGGCGGAGTTGCTCGGCCGCAATCAGGTACCAGCCCTTTGGCTCAGGGGCTGTTCTGTGGCATCCCAGACCCCATGGGAGCACCCCACAGCCGGACAGCGGGGATGGATGGGACCAGCATTCCCATTCGACCAGCAGCCCCATCGGGAACTAAACGGGATAGGGGAGGTGCTCTCTCTGCCCCAGTGGGGAGAAGTGCCCGGCAAATAAAAACAGCAGATGGTGACTCATTTATTAGCATGCCTGGAGCTGATTCTGATCCCGTAGTTTGGCTCCCTCAGAGAGGAGCTGCAGTGAAACTGGTTCCATAGCCACTGGCTGAACAAGTGCTTTCCTGGGTAATGGAGTCTGTGCCCCTCTTTGTAAATTACAGTGCCCTGATCTGCCTTAATAGGATagttcaaacaacaacaacaacaactgtttTCTAGTAATCACAGATCCTTAGGAAGAACCTGGGATTGCACAGGGAGTTTCTTTTCGTCCCATTGCTGAGCCCACTCTTGACAGTAGAGTTGGGTTTGGGACTGTTGATAAAAAGTGGATGACGCCAGGAgactctctcattctttccctcatAGAAGGGCATGTTTTATCCTGACAGGAGTAATTCTCAACTTACTTTTCTTGTAAGAACTGAAGTGGTTAATGTATCGTTCAGTACGGGGGCAAAGTGTCGTGTTGGAACCAAGTATGAGAAATCcctagattattttttcttttaaaatttgggcATCATTTCTCAAATTGTGTAGAATTATAATTCTTCAAGATGTTGATAGGTGCTTCCTCCtaaaaccccccacccccattgaaAAATGACCCTCTCTTTTGTGTATAGTTCATGGAAATACTCTGTTCAGTGCTCCCCTCTTGGAGATTGCCAAAACTCATGAACATCTGAGTGCTTCACAATAAAGAAGCGTCTACACTTAAACCCAGAGTTGCTCAAACTTACTGAACCATGGAACCTCCCTTGTCTTAATGGAACATCTGTTAACATCTTGAGGGATTTGTAttccaaagaatacattttaGCAAAATGTTACTTGGGTATCCTAAATCCTAACACTTGTGTCCGTAATAGGAAAATCATATAacttatttcaaagtaaaataatttgtttgTAAATTGATTTGAGATCATTTCGGTAGCTCTACCAATCTTCATTGTAGATCTCCAAGCTATAGTTCTTAAATAATTATGTATCTTAATTATCTTCAAtctattttctttacctttaaaattatagaaaatagcatccctgggtggctcagctggttaagcagctgccttcggctcaagtcctgatcctggagtcccaggattgagtcctgcatcgggctcccttctcggcagggagtctgcttctccctctgacccctccccttctcatactctctttttctctctcaaataaataaaatcttaaaatatatatgttaaaaaaaataaaattatagaaagtaattttttaaataagaactaCAGATTGTGCAtagaaaaaagttatttccaaagagtcattaattttattttgtatttgtggaTCCAAAAAATTTGATGAAGGGAGTGGGTATTGAAGTGGTGGtcctgttttttcccctcttaggTCATTATTCGTGAATTGGGTGGTATTCCAGTCATTGGAAGCAAAATCAACAATCCCAACCACAGTATTAAAGAGAAAGCTTTAAATGCATTGAATAACCTGAGTGTGAATGTTGAAAATCAAGTCAAGATAAAGGTAAGTTACCTGAGATCGCAAATGTGTAAGTTTTCTATAAATAACAGAGAAAACCACCATAGGGTTAGTTACAAACCTCTGTCACCTCACATAATTGCTCTTTCTGtctgtgtggtgagaacatttaagatctgtCCTCTTAGCACCTTTATGTAATACAGTGTAGTCCCCCTGCTGTACATGAGATCCCAGAACTTACTCGTCTtctaactagaagtttgtaccttttgagcAAATCTCCCTATTTCCTTtatccctcagcccctggcagccaccatgcCTCTCTTGTTTCTGTCAGTTGGGCTTTTTTAGATATCTTTGTTAGGGAAATCTCCAGcatttttctctgtcttatttcacttggtataatGCCCTGAAGGTCCATCCATTCGTTGctaatggcaggatttccttccttttcatggctgaataattttccattgtatatacagaccacattggcttcattcattcatctgtcaacacGGGTTGTTTTGTGTcttggctattatggataatgctgcagtgaacattggtgcatgtatcttttcaaattattcttcCTGAGCTCTTCAGTTGAATACACaactggaattgctggatcctatggtagtttgtatttctaattttttgaggaacctctactgTGTTCCCATAATGGCTGTGCCCATTTACATTCCCCCGACAGAGCAtaggggttcccttttctccacatccttgccaatgcttgttgtctttttgacatcagccattctaacaggtgcgaggtgatacctcattgtggttttgatttggatttccctggtTTCCTGattttcctgatgatcagtgatactgagcatcttttcatgtacctgttgaaTTTgcaagtcttctttggaaaaatatttaggtcctctgcccattttttatggagaataaggcagaggaaggaggaatctGAACCCGCCAATAAGAGATGTCTTGGGCTTTTGAATTTGGGATTCATGGTAATCCAACTATGCTAAAGGAACCTGGCCAGAGTCTGTTAATAccagcagaaaaggaaattaggaaattgTGTTATTTCAGCATTTCCTGAGGTCCTGCTCCGTGTTAGAATGTAGAAATGGACATGATTAATTCTTGTTTTAAGAAagctagaaagagagaaaaggccaTAAATAGGTGTAATACAAGGTAGAACATGATCAAGTACTTCAAGGAAACATGTAAGTAAAATACTCTTGAGAGAGATCTCATCCAAGAGTTCTGTAAAACATAGAGTACCACTTGGCTCTAAAGAATGTctagcatctgacttggtttcagcttaggtcatgatctcagggtcctgggatggagcaccacgtcgggctccatggtcagtgtggaatctgcttgtccctttccctctgctccccctcccttccctctccctgaaataaataaataaaatctttaaaaaaaaaaaaaaaagaggaatgtctGAAATTTCTACTAGCACAGTTGGGGAAGGAGGGAATTCCAGAAGGAAGCAGCAAAGGGAGGTAGACGCAGCCTCAAGAATAACTGATGTGACCCATTTGGTGATTTTGTTACTGAACTTGAACCAGTGACTTAAAGATAATAAGGATCTGAATGCTCAACACATTTTAGGAAATTCTTAGAAAGGCATCAACatcttatgaaaataaatgatttaggggcgcctgggtggctcaatggttaaagcctctgccttcggctcaggtcatgatcccagggccctggcatcgatccccgcatctggctccctgctcagcggggagcctgcttccccctctctctgcctgcctctctgcttacttgtgagaaataaataaaaaaagaaagaaagaaaataatttataaatagctgagaaaatggcttttttttttttttttttgaaggacaGATGTGTAATGAGATTGTGGCCAAAGAGAGCCACGTGGCTTGTAAATGACATTTAGCtctaaaatgagattaaaaatttcatctctttACTGCCATTACTCTAGGGTAACATGGATgcgttcagatttttttttaagtttaataatgGCTTATGGAACAGTTGGTcatttcttagctttttttttttttttttttaatttatttatcagagaggggtggggggagagaaagcacaggcagacagaatggcaggcagaggcagagggagaagcaggctccctgccgagcaaggagcccgatgcgggactcgatcccaggacgcgggatcatgacctgagctgaaggcagctgcttaaccaactgagccacccaggtgtccctcttagCATTTTATATTAGGAATTTTTTCTTATCAGTTGGAATTTAGGGTGGAGTTTTAGTTAGGTGAATAGCAGTTATCTGTGAGACATCTGTGAGCTTTTTCCAAGCTGGAAAGACCCTgaccagaaatagaaaacagttcCAGAAAATTTTCCATCACGGTGGGTTTCATTCTGTCGGGTGTGAAGTAGGAGTACTACTGGCATTGTATTATGTTTTGCCAGTGGCAGTCATAGTATCAGGAAGGGACAGATCATAGACATATACCCGGGTAAAGATAATTTTGCCTTGGCTTACTGTTGATAGAACTAACCCTAGAGAAAAATTCTATTTCACTTTGATCCCCCTGTTCTTCTAACATGATGTGGCTCCTAGACCTGTTGTTAAGGTACTTACCGTGTTGCAGAATGACCAGACAGGTCTTCCTCCTCCGTGTTCATGTGCCCAACAAAGCAGCTcacaagaaagaaagactgagCTGGGAGGCCCCCACCAGTTGAGAGGCCGCTGGTGTTGAGAGCATGGTCTCTGGAATTGAACGTTGCTCCCCGACCAGCTGGCTTGATACTGGGCAGGGATCCAGGTTCCTTGAGGACTTGCCCTGGTCTGTAAAGTGCCCATTAAtcacacacacgcatatacacCCGCACTAGATTAAGTGGGGTATGTTTGTAAAATGctcccacagtgcctggcattaaaaggtgtttagaaaaaaaaaaaacaaacctccaaAGCTTGAGGGCTAGAGAGAAATACCATCTTTTTTGAGGAGCTAGCCTCCCCTGAACTACTGTCCTCCTCCACTGTATAGAAGTTACTGGATCATAGATTTCGGGAGATTTTAAGATGCTCactttctccccctcacccctAGGTATACATCAATCAAGTCTGCAAGGATGTCCTCTCCAGGCCCCTGGACTCTGCTGTGCAGCTGGCCGGACTGAGATTGTTGACAAACATGACGGTCACCAATGACCACCAGCACATGCTTCGCAGTTACATCACAGACCTGTTCCATGTGCTGCTTACAGGAAATGGAAGTACCAAGGTACGAATGAAGCAGTTTTGACTTGGAAGTACAAAGAGCTGAGGCATCAAGCTTTCTAGGAttggaaatgaattttaagtCCCCCATCTTAAGTTGATATCCCTCAAAAAAGAGCAAGTGCAGTTAAAGTTTACTAAAAGCCTTTTCATGAGCCCAAGaaagtaaattattatattttatttatttattttaagattttatttatttatttgacagacagagatcacacagtaggcagagaggcaggcagagagagaggggaaagcagggaaagcaggctccctgcagagcagagagcccaatgcagggctcgatcccaggactctgggatcatgacctgagccgaaggcagaggctttaacccactgagccacccaggcgcccctatattttaaatatttttttatttatttgagagagagagagagagtaagataGAGCATGaggggaagaaggtcagagggagaagcagactccccatggcacttggagcctgatgtgggactcgatcctgggactccaggaccatgacctgagctgaaagcggtcgcccaaccaactgagccacccaggcaccccaaaagtaaattattttcatCCCCAAGTAATCGACCTCAAAATGAATTTGTAAAAATGTGTAATTTCACTTACCAATAGATTAGTATTCATTTGATCTTCCAAAAATGAGTTTACCTTTTACTAAAGTGatacagccagcttccctgctatACCAGGTTTAATTAGACATAATTGACTAACAGGAGTCTTTGAGTGATAATGctggttaattgaattttttgCTCACCTTGAggttagaacttttttttttttaatttagccattatttgcagaaaaaaaatattttgaaaaccactTTTAAGTTAGTAATGGATGTCTGGTGCTTG
This genomic stretch from Mustela erminea isolate mMusErm1 chromosome 11, mMusErm1.Pri, whole genome shotgun sequence harbors:
- the ARMC10 gene encoding armadillo repeat-containing protein 10, which produces MGGARDVGWVAAGLVLGAGACYCIYKLTRGQRQGGRGFRLRASRSAEDLTNGSHDDVLSGDQLQKLLYLLESTDDPVIIERALVTLGNNAAFSANQVIIRELGGIPVIGSKINNPNHSIKEKALNALNNLSVNVENQVKIKVYINQVCKDVLSRPLDSAVQLAGLRLLTNMTVTNDHQHMLRSYITDLFHVLLTGNGSTKVQVLKLLVNLSENPAMADGLLSAQVDSSFLSLYDGHVAKEILLRVLTFSQNISNCLKKEGCLAVQPAFPKGSLFFLLYGEECAQKMRALAEHHDIDVKEKVTVLPRF